In Luteitalea sp. TBR-22, one genomic interval encodes:
- a CDS encoding alkaline phosphatase D family protein, with protein MAALQPVPSARAAQARAHGLAAAWVMLLSLVLGWLAVARPAPLSAQSMGIAWAWSGAITPESAVIVARLANGVADARLVIAPDRAGGESDALTVPATGYQKADANGLVRFEAGRLSPATRYRYRVETRAGQRLDGRLRTWFDGPFSFRIAFASCATTGSNSRVFDAIRELTPDLFVHMGDFHYLNIARNDARAFRRAYDRVLDSPRQSALYRAVPIVYQYDDHDFGANNADGTSPSRPAATSVYRDHVPHYPLQPGAETIQQAFGIGRARVIVTDTRTARAPVDSPQPRTMLGDAQRRWLEAELTRAKDAPLVIWVNTVPWITKANESTSEGWAPYAEERERLATLIESLGLTRRLIMLSGDGHMAALDDGRNSAYMEGRTKDSRGFVVVHGAPLDRWTRVKGGPYSHGVSRRNHQFGLLDVADTGTALEVTASARDAYGQLVPGLELKLRCDKDGCQPR; from the coding sequence ATGGCTGCCCTGCAGCCTGTCCCAAGTGCCCGTGCCGCGCAAGCGCGCGCCCACGGGCTGGCCGCGGCCTGGGTGATGCTGTTGAGCCTGGTGCTGGGGTGGCTCGCCGTCGCCAGGCCGGCGCCGCTCTCGGCGCAATCGATGGGCATCGCGTGGGCCTGGAGTGGCGCCATCACGCCCGAGTCGGCCGTCATCGTCGCCCGGCTCGCGAACGGCGTCGCCGATGCGCGCCTCGTGATCGCCCCGGACCGCGCCGGCGGCGAGTCCGACGCGTTGACGGTGCCGGCGACGGGTTATCAGAAGGCCGACGCCAACGGCCTCGTCCGGTTCGAGGCCGGACGGCTGTCACCCGCGACGCGCTACCGCTACCGCGTGGAGACGCGCGCCGGGCAGCGGCTCGACGGGCGGCTGCGCACGTGGTTCGACGGCCCGTTCTCCTTCCGCATCGCCTTCGCCTCGTGCGCCACCACCGGTTCCAACAGTCGCGTGTTCGACGCTATCCGTGAGCTGACGCCGGATCTCTTCGTGCACATGGGCGACTTCCACTACCTGAACATCGCCCGCAACGATGCCCGGGCGTTCCGGCGGGCCTACGATCGCGTGCTCGACTCGCCGCGCCAGTCGGCGCTCTACCGGGCGGTGCCGATCGTCTACCAGTACGACGACCACGACTTCGGCGCCAACAATGCCGACGGCACGTCGCCGAGCCGACCGGCAGCCACGTCGGTGTACCGCGATCACGTCCCTCACTATCCGCTGCAGCCAGGCGCGGAGACCATCCAGCAGGCGTTCGGCATCGGACGCGCGCGCGTCATCGTCACCGACACGCGCACGGCGCGCGCCCCGGTCGACAGCCCGCAGCCGCGCACGATGCTCGGCGACGCGCAGCGTCGCTGGCTCGAAGCCGAGCTGACGCGCGCCAAGGACGCGCCGCTGGTCATCTGGGTCAACACCGTGCCCTGGATCACCAAGGCCAACGAATCGACGTCGGAGGGCTGGGCGCCCTACGCCGAGGAACGCGAACGCCTCGCCACGCTCATCGAGTCGCTCGGCCTGACGCGCCGCCTCATCATGCTCAGTGGCGATGGCCACATGGCGGCGCTCGACGACGGGCGCAACAGCGCCTACATGGAAGGCCGCACGAAGGACAGCCGCGGCTTCGTCGTCGTGCACGGCGCGCCGCTGGATCGGTGGACGCGGGTCAAGGGCGGCCCCTACAGTCACGGCGTCTCGAGGCGCAACCACCAGTTCGGCCTGCTCGACGTGGCCGACACCGGTACGGCGCTCGAGGTCACCGCCAGCGCCCGCGACGCGTACGGCCAACTGGTGCCCGGCCTGGAGTTGAAGCTGCGCTGCGACAAGGACGGCTGCCAGCCGCGGTGA
- the cls gene encoding cardiolipin synthase, which yields MPAELSWALYVLYLAAATVFLVLENRSPQSTFAWLFLMVLAPGVGPVVYFMFGRGSNAFSHRKALRRQLGRSGLSKELAAVRDAQAEVRDALSESEIEIYNRLPQLLWNSTEAPVTMGNEVEILQNASEKYPRLLDDLRRARHLVHMEYYEWADDPLTREVLEILRERVRAGVTVRALYDPVGSFSMLTRGYVRDLRAAGVQVYPYSPIWRLHTISYRNHRKLVIIDSEIGYTGGLNLTDKHLTGPKGFSGWRDTHVRVCGDAVATLQYTFALQWFNTTGELLGDPALYPRGRRPGAVPIQVVNSGPDSQYSVIRQQYLAMISMARDHVYLQSPFCVLDESVLQVLCATAMSGVRVWVMIAPRGGEGPLAYRAGMTYARDLAKAGVRVLLYQGAYFHCKTIAVDSVACSIGSANMDIRSFTINYETNLVIYDREVTRRLETAFLADIRQSEPFSAEAYQRLPPYRRLGDSVMRLFSPLL from the coding sequence ATGCCGGCAGAACTCTCGTGGGCGCTGTACGTGCTGTACCTCGCCGCGGCAACCGTGTTCCTGGTGCTCGAGAATCGGTCACCGCAATCGACGTTTGCGTGGCTGTTCCTCATGGTCCTCGCGCCGGGCGTGGGGCCCGTCGTCTACTTCATGTTCGGCCGGGGTTCGAACGCGTTCAGCCACCGGAAGGCGCTGCGTCGTCAACTCGGGCGCAGCGGGCTGTCCAAGGAACTCGCCGCCGTGCGGGACGCCCAGGCGGAAGTGCGCGACGCGCTGTCCGAGAGCGAGATCGAGATCTACAACCGGCTGCCGCAACTGCTCTGGAACTCGACCGAGGCGCCCGTCACGATGGGCAACGAGGTCGAGATCCTCCAGAACGCCAGCGAGAAGTATCCCAGACTCCTCGACGATCTGCGACGCGCGCGCCACCTCGTCCACATGGAGTACTACGAGTGGGCCGACGACCCGCTGACGCGGGAAGTCCTGGAGATCCTGCGCGAGCGTGTCCGGGCGGGCGTCACCGTGCGGGCCCTGTACGACCCGGTCGGCAGCTTCTCCATGCTCACGCGCGGCTACGTGCGCGACCTGCGCGCGGCTGGCGTGCAGGTCTACCCGTATTCCCCGATCTGGCGCCTGCACACCATCAGCTACCGCAACCACCGCAAGCTGGTGATCATCGACAGCGAGATCGGCTACACCGGTGGCCTCAACCTCACCGACAAGCACCTGACGGGGCCGAAGGGATTCTCCGGCTGGCGCGACACTCACGTGCGTGTGTGCGGCGACGCGGTCGCGACGCTGCAGTACACCTTCGCGCTGCAGTGGTTCAACACGACGGGCGAGTTGCTGGGCGACCCGGCACTGTATCCGCGCGGCCGCCGCCCGGGCGCCGTGCCGATCCAGGTGGTCAATTCAGGGCCGGACTCGCAGTACTCGGTGATTCGCCAGCAGTATCTGGCGATGATCTCGATGGCCCGCGATCACGTCTACCTGCAGTCACCCTTCTGCGTGCTCGACGAGAGCGTGCTGCAGGTGCTGTGTGCCACGGCCATGTCCGGCGTGCGCGTGTGGGTGATGATCGCGCCGCGCGGCGGCGAGGGGCCGCTGGCCTACCGGGCCGGCATGACCTACGCGCGGGACCTGGCCAAGGCGGGCGTGCGCGTGTTGCTGTACCAGGGCGCCTACTTCCACTGCAAGACCATTGCGGTGGACTCGGTGGCGTGCTCGATCGGATCGGCCAACATGGACATCCGCAGCTTCACCATCAACTACGAGACCAACCTGGTCATCTACGACCGGGAGGTCACCCGGAGGCTCGAGACCGCGTTCCTGGCCGACATCCGGCAGAGCGAACCCTTCTCGGCCGAGGCGTACCAGCGGCTGCCGCCCTACCGGCGCCTCGGGGACTCGGTGATGCGGCTGTTCTCGCCGCTGTTGTAG
- a CDS encoding alkene reductase, translating into MSTHSTLFSPATVGRLALPQRFVMAPMTRNRALPSLAPGPQAALYYAQRASAGLVITEATQVSDSAAGYVFTPGIYSDEQIAGWRHVTDAVHAAGGAIVVQLWHTGRISHPTMRPDGSTPVSASAIAAEGEVITYEGPKPFPVPRALETGEIADIVADFATAARNAIAAGFDGVEIHAANGYLVDQFLRDGSNRRTDAYGGSLENRARFLLEIVDATSAAIGAERVGVRISPANPFNSMSDSDPEGLTRYVASQLAGRGVMYLHVVEGPASDDPAAPRPLTAIARAAFPGVLIANSGYTVDDAERVLARGDANLVAFGVPFLATPDFVERTRVGAPLNTPDRGTFYGGDARGYVDYPFRDGSVRLSLDEVIGVGAGA; encoded by the coding sequence ATGTCCACGCACAGCACCCTGTTCTCGCCCGCCACCGTCGGCCGTCTCGCTCTCCCGCAGCGTTTCGTGATGGCGCCGATGACACGCAATCGCGCCCTCCCCTCGCTTGCCCCCGGGCCGCAGGCCGCCCTTTACTACGCGCAGCGCGCCTCGGCCGGTCTCGTGATCACCGAGGCGACCCAGGTGTCCGACTCGGCCGCCGGCTACGTGTTCACGCCCGGCATCTACAGCGACGAGCAGATTGCGGGCTGGCGCCACGTGACCGACGCCGTCCACGCGGCCGGCGGGGCCATCGTCGTGCAGCTCTGGCACACGGGACGGATCTCGCATCCGACCATGCGGCCCGACGGGTCGACGCCGGTGAGCGCCTCGGCCATTGCCGCCGAGGGCGAGGTGATCACCTACGAGGGGCCGAAGCCGTTCCCCGTGCCGCGCGCGCTCGAGACCGGAGAGATTGCCGACATCGTCGCCGACTTCGCCACGGCGGCGCGCAACGCCATCGCCGCCGGCTTCGACGGCGTCGAGATCCACGCGGCCAACGGCTACCTGGTGGATCAGTTCCTGCGCGACGGCAGCAACCGCCGCACCGATGCGTACGGCGGGTCGCTCGAGAACCGCGCCCGCTTCCTGCTGGAGATCGTCGACGCCACGTCGGCGGCGATCGGCGCCGAGCGCGTCGGCGTGCGCATCTCGCCGGCCAACCCGTTCAACAGCATGAGCGACAGCGACCCCGAGGGCCTGACCCGGTACGTGGCCTCGCAACTGGCAGGACGCGGCGTCATGTACCTGCACGTGGTCGAAGGGCCTGCCAGCGACGACCCCGCCGCACCGCGGCCGCTGACCGCGATTGCACGCGCGGCGTTTCCCGGTGTGCTGATCGCCAACTCGGGCTACACCGTCGACGACGCCGAGCGGGTGCTCGCGCGCGGCGATGCGAACCTGGTCGCCTTTGGCGTGCCGTTCCTGGCCACGCCCGACTTCGTGGAACGGACGCGGGTCGGCGCGCCCCTCAACACGCCTGATCGCGGCACCTTCTATGGCGGCGACGCGCGCGGATACGTCGACTATCCCTTCCGCGACGGCAGCGTGCGCCTGTCGCTCGACGAGGTGATTGGCGTCGGCGCGGGCGCGTGA
- a CDS encoding MarR family winged helix-turn-helix transcriptional regulator, with the protein MPCGSDHPCPVSTALIDAARTLESRLEQALAPLQLSLAKFGVLRVLVREQRPMPLSAIAQRQKCVRSNMTQLTDRLEADGLVRRVDDPQDRRAVLAECTAAGRVAVARAEDVLRAEEERFLRGLGDQERSLMMQLVQRFVTCEAHQEA; encoded by the coding sequence ATGCCGTGTGGCAGCGATCATCCGTGCCCGGTCTCGACCGCCCTCATCGACGCGGCACGGACGCTCGAGTCCAGGCTCGAGCAGGCACTCGCGCCACTGCAGTTGTCGCTGGCCAAGTTCGGGGTCCTGCGCGTGCTGGTGCGCGAACAGCGCCCGATGCCGCTCAGTGCGATTGCGCAGCGGCAGAAATGCGTCCGCTCCAACATGACGCAGCTCACCGATCGGCTCGAAGCCGACGGGCTGGTGCGGCGGGTGGATGACCCGCAGGACCGCCGGGCGGTGCTCGCCGAATGCACGGCGGCCGGGAGGGTGGCCGTGGCCCGCGCCGAGGACGTCCTCCGGGCCGAGGAGGAGCGTTTCCTCCGTGGGCTGGGCGACCAGGAACGCTCGCTGATGATGCAGTTGGTCCAGCGCTTCGTCACCTGCGAGGCGCACCAGGAGGCGTGA
- a CDS encoding MBOAT family O-acyltransferase, which yields MIADPWFWAWLGLGVPLFWALPDRHRLSALAAMSVIYLLHLAPATVLALGAWTAVTFVVARRVHAGQLSRGWVPVLVCAILAYLAFYKYVPVIRASISHAPTVASLALPLGISYFSFKLVHYVIETSRGSMRGHGVADFVSYIFLVPIFTAGPIERFEHYLGQRESSWSAQSAAEGTMRIAQGLIKKFLVGELLLLPLLGSVRDGGDLLTLLPGLPTWKVWAFCARTFLYLYVDFSAYSDIAIGTSRLFGLRILENFNWPILATSIGDFWKRWHMTLAGWCQAYVYMPTIGLTRNPYVATYATFGAIGLWHAPSLGWILWGLYHATGLSLYGTWSRERRRRKWRGLDRPGWRWLGTPATMAFVVAGASLTALDGHGGLYARLRVLAKLLFIDLPV from the coding sequence ATGATCGCCGACCCCTGGTTCTGGGCCTGGCTGGGCCTCGGCGTGCCGCTCTTCTGGGCCCTGCCCGATCGTCACCGGCTTTCGGCGCTGGCCGCCATGTCGGTGATCTACCTGCTGCACCTCGCGCCGGCGACCGTGCTCGCCCTCGGCGCCTGGACCGCCGTCACGTTCGTCGTGGCGCGTCGCGTCCACGCGGGGCAACTGTCGCGCGGGTGGGTGCCCGTGCTCGTGTGCGCGATTCTGGCCTACCTCGCGTTCTACAAGTACGTGCCGGTCATCCGGGCCAGCATCAGCCACGCACCGACGGTGGCCTCCCTGGCGCTGCCGCTGGGCATCAGCTACTTCAGCTTCAAGCTGGTGCACTACGTCATCGAGACGTCCCGAGGGAGCATGCGAGGCCACGGCGTAGCCGACTTCGTCTCCTACATCTTCCTCGTGCCCATCTTCACGGCTGGACCCATCGAGCGCTTCGAGCACTATCTCGGGCAGCGCGAATCGTCCTGGAGCGCCCAGTCGGCGGCCGAAGGCACCATGCGGATCGCGCAGGGACTCATCAAGAAGTTCCTCGTCGGCGAGCTGCTCCTCCTCCCTCTCCTCGGCAGCGTGCGCGACGGCGGCGACCTCCTCACCCTGCTGCCGGGGCTACCGACCTGGAAGGTGTGGGCCTTCTGCGCGCGGACGTTCCTGTACCTCTACGTCGACTTCAGCGCCTACTCCGACATCGCCATCGGGACCAGCCGCCTGTTCGGCCTGCGCATCCTCGAGAACTTCAACTGGCCGATCCTCGCCACCAGCATCGGCGACTTCTGGAAGCGCTGGCACATGACGCTGGCCGGCTGGTGTCAGGCCTACGTCTACATGCCGACCATCGGCCTCACCCGAAACCCGTACGTCGCCACCTACGCGACGTTCGGGGCCATCGGCCTGTGGCATGCCCCGTCCCTCGGATGGATCCTGTGGGGCCTGTACCATGCGACCGGGCTCTCCCTCTACGGCACATGGAGCCGGGAGCGCCGCCGCCGCAAGTGGCGTGGCCTCGACCGGCCGGGGTGGCGCTGGCTCGGCACGCCCGCGACGATGGCCTTCGTCGTCGCCGGCGCGTCGCTCACCGCCCTGGACGGTCACGGCGGGCTCTACGCGCGCCTGCGGGTGCTGGCCAAGTTGTTGTTCATCGATCTTCCCGTGTAA
- a CDS encoding acyl carrier protein, giving the protein MSLTDDALIEFLREDLGVDTTGVTPQTPLFSSGLIDSFSLVTLLGHIEQTCGFRVGPTDVNLDNFDSIERIRAYIASMAGPTR; this is encoded by the coding sequence ATGTCCCTGACCGACGATGCCCTGATCGAGTTCCTCCGCGAGGACCTCGGCGTCGACACGACCGGCGTGACGCCGCAGACGCCGCTGTTCAGCAGCGGCCTCATCGACTCCTTCTCGCTGGTCACTCTGCTCGGCCACATCGAGCAGACCTGCGGTTTCCGCGTCGGGCCGACCGACGTCAACCTCGACAACTTCGACTCGATCGAGCGCATCCGTGCCTACATCGCGTCGATGGCGGGACCGACCCGGTGA
- a CDS encoding sulfotransferase, with translation MSATGYEGIVVLGVPRSGTTLLRRLLRAHPDIACPPETNLLSAASRFLEEQRFAGGLSVGVVPGLHFAGFAEAVVLDRLREFVFEFWRDIAAREGKRRWAEKTAVDIFHLDAIERLCGDRCRYVAIVRHPLDVVCSLKELGDKMESHLPELFEFVRRRPETYEAFAEAWAAGNRRLLAFADAHPGWVVRVRYEDLTADPRTTLATIFDFLGESTDVDAVLSRAFSDGESVGLGDWKTYASHEVSAGSVGRHRTLSPWTIERLSPLVDDVMERLGYEPIRRKGSPGDDQRRQELARLVTGMKLSSSSPATSS, from the coding sequence ATGAGTGCCACCGGCTACGAGGGCATCGTGGTGCTCGGGGTGCCGCGCAGCGGCACCACGCTGCTGCGCCGACTGCTGCGCGCCCACCCGGACATCGCCTGCCCGCCGGAGACCAACCTGCTGAGCGCCGCGAGCCGCTTCCTCGAGGAGCAGCGCTTCGCGGGTGGGCTGAGCGTCGGCGTCGTGCCGGGGCTGCACTTTGCGGGCTTCGCGGAAGCGGTGGTCCTCGACCGGCTCCGCGAGTTCGTGTTCGAGTTCTGGCGCGACATCGCCGCGCGCGAGGGCAAGCGTCGCTGGGCGGAGAAGACCGCCGTCGACATCTTCCACCTCGACGCGATCGAGCGCCTCTGTGGGGATCGGTGCCGGTACGTGGCGATCGTCAGGCACCCACTCGACGTGGTGTGCTCGCTCAAGGAACTGGGCGACAAGATGGAGAGCCACCTGCCCGAGCTGTTCGAGTTCGTCCGTCGTCGTCCCGAGACGTACGAGGCGTTCGCCGAGGCCTGGGCGGCCGGGAACCGGCGGCTCCTGGCATTCGCCGATGCGCATCCCGGATGGGTCGTTCGCGTCCGCTACGAGGACCTCACGGCCGACCCACGCACGACGCTCGCCACCATCTTCGACTTCCTGGGCGAGTCCACCGATGTCGATGCGGTGCTCTCGCGCGCCTTCTCGGATGGCGAGTCGGTGGGCCTCGGCGACTGGAAGACGTACGCGAGCCACGAAGTCTCGGCCGGCAGCGTCGGCCGACACCGGACGCTGAGCCCGTGGACCATCGAGCGGTTGTCCCCGCTTGTCGACGACGTCATGGAACGCCTCGGATACGAGCCGATCCGCCGGAAGGGCTCGCCCGGAGACGACCAGCGGCGGCAGGAACTCGCGCGCCTGGTCACGGGCATGAAGCTGTCCTCCTCATCACCTGCCACGTCATCGTGA
- a CDS encoding class I adenylate-forming enzyme family protein, with the protein MTATNLFDAFSATVARHPDRDAFRCGDDSWTYSTWQRRADDFRMAYRRAGVVRGDRVLIWMSNSVQIAAAIVGAWAEDAIPALMDAACRAPQLENAVRTAAPRLVVRAASTALPPGAAVGALLVAEDVPPASLDSQTRSLSLPTDPASIVFTSGSTGQPKGVVQSHGNLIRACGAVASYLGVREDDVLLCPVPWSFDYGYGQLLSTAILGVTQVIPPAFTPFGICEALERHRPTVLAGLPALFTYLMGGMSPILGTDRSPVRLITNTGGQVPAPVLRSLRDAFPQATVVLNYGLTETYRSCYVPQGVPDRPGLIGRPIPGADVVIVREDGSLADEGEEGEIVHRGDYVCLGYWNDPEATARSVRPDPLLPAGTPFPGRAVYTGDYGYRDADGFVVYRGRRDHLLKSMGIRVSPGEIEHLLYESGLVELAAVFGRPHELLGHEVWAAVTFKAGVTDGRARLTRYARDVMTPAMLPRRYLYKDAMPRTTTGKIDYPALRAEADALAAG; encoded by the coding sequence GTGACCGCGACCAACCTGTTCGACGCGTTCTCGGCCACGGTGGCCAGGCACCCCGATCGCGACGCCTTCCGCTGTGGTGACGACTCCTGGACGTACTCGACGTGGCAGCGCCGCGCCGACGACTTCCGGATGGCGTATCGCCGTGCTGGCGTCGTGCGTGGCGATCGCGTCCTCATCTGGATGAGCAACAGCGTCCAGATCGCCGCGGCCATCGTCGGCGCCTGGGCCGAGGATGCCATTCCGGCCCTGATGGATGCGGCCTGCCGCGCGCCCCAGCTCGAGAACGCCGTCCGGACCGCCGCGCCGCGCCTGGTGGTGCGCGCCGCCTCGACGGCCCTGCCGCCGGGCGCCGCCGTCGGCGCCCTCCTCGTGGCCGAGGACGTGCCGCCGGCATCGCTCGATTCGCAGACGAGGAGCCTCTCGCTCCCGACCGACCCGGCATCGATCGTCTTCACCTCCGGGTCCACGGGCCAGCCGAAGGGCGTGGTGCAGTCGCACGGAAACCTGATCCGCGCGTGTGGCGCCGTGGCGTCCTACCTCGGCGTGCGCGAGGACGACGTGCTGCTGTGCCCCGTCCCGTGGAGCTTCGATTACGGGTACGGGCAACTGCTGTCGACGGCCATCCTCGGCGTCACGCAGGTGATCCCCCCGGCGTTCACGCCCTTCGGCATCTGCGAGGCGCTCGAACGGCATCGACCGACCGTCCTGGCCGGCCTGCCTGCGCTGTTCACGTACCTGATGGGCGGCATGTCGCCGATCCTGGGCACCGACCGTTCACCGGTGCGCCTCATCACCAACACGGGCGGGCAGGTACCCGCACCCGTGTTGCGGAGTCTTCGCGACGCATTCCCGCAGGCGACGGTGGTGCTCAACTACGGCCTCACCGAGACCTATCGCAGCTGCTACGTCCCGCAGGGGGTGCCCGATCGGCCAGGGCTCATCGGCCGGCCCATCCCTGGCGCCGACGTCGTCATCGTGCGCGAGGACGGCAGCCTCGCCGACGAGGGCGAGGAGGGCGAGATCGTCCATCGCGGCGACTACGTATGCCTCGGGTACTGGAACGACCCGGAGGCCACCGCTCGCAGCGTGCGCCCCGATCCTCTGCTGCCGGCGGGGACGCCGTTCCCGGGCCGCGCCGTGTACACGGGTGACTACGGGTACCGCGACGCCGACGGCTTCGTCGTGTACCGCGGCCGGCGCGATCACCTGCTGAAGTCGATGGGGATCCGGGTGTCGCCGGGCGAAATCGAGCACCTGCTGTACGAGTCAGGCCTGGTCGAACTCGCCGCGGTGTTCGGACGGCCGCACGAACTCCTGGGACATGAGGTCTGGGCCGCGGTGACCTTCAAGGCCGGCGTGACCGATGGCCGGGCGCGCCTCACGCGCTACGCCCGCGACGTGATGACGCCGGCGATGCTCCCGCGTCGTTATCTCTACAAGGACGCCATGCCTCGCACGACCACCGGGAAGATCGACTACCCGGCATTGCGCGCGGAAGCCGACGCCCTCGCCGCCGGGTAG
- a CDS encoding nucleotidyltransferase: protein MRTGIVLAFPTLAMIASGSSTAGQAHEAACADALRVLHERGIQFLVGGTFAFTQYTGVVRATKDLDLFVAPDDLARTLRSLTDAGFATHVPFPHWLAKARREDLAMDLIFSSGNGVARVDGDWFRYAADVTLYGIPVKLSPIEELIWSKSFVMERERFDGADVLHLLRARGHVIDWPRLIARYGEYRLVLAAHLLLFRFAYSDAEALLPPWVVAEVLSDLSRPGSGGERTCFGTLLSREQYLADVSQLGYLDARLARGHMQADALEIWTRAIDEDHHEQ from the coding sequence ATGCGCACTGGCATCGTCCTTGCCTTTCCGACCCTCGCCATGATCGCGTCAGGGTCCTCGACGGCGGGGCAGGCTCACGAGGCCGCATGCGCCGATGCGCTGCGCGTGCTCCATGAGCGCGGCATCCAGTTCCTGGTGGGCGGCACCTTCGCCTTCACCCAGTACACCGGAGTGGTGCGGGCCACCAAGGACCTCGACCTCTTCGTGGCGCCCGACGACCTCGCGCGCACGCTCCGCTCCCTCACCGACGCAGGGTTCGCCACGCACGTTCCGTTCCCGCACTGGCTGGCCAAGGCCAGGCGGGAGGATCTCGCGATGGACCTGATCTTCTCGAGCGGCAACGGCGTGGCGCGCGTCGACGGCGACTGGTTCCGCTACGCGGCTGACGTGACGCTGTACGGCATCCCGGTGAAGCTGTCACCGATCGAGGAGCTGATCTGGTCGAAGTCGTTCGTGATGGAGCGGGAGCGCTTCGACGGCGCCGACGTGCTGCACCTGTTGCGGGCCCGCGGACACGTCATCGACTGGCCGCGCCTCATCGCTCGCTACGGCGAGTATCGACTGGTGCTCGCCGCGCACCTCCTGCTCTTCAGGTTCGCGTACTCGGATGCCGAGGCGCTGCTGCCGCCCTGGGTGGTGGCCGAGGTGCTCTCCGACCTGTCGCGTCCCGGCAGCGGCGGGGAACGGACCTGCTTCGGCACGCTTCTCTCCCGGGAGCAGTACCTCGCCGACGTCTCGCAACTGGGCTATCTCGACGCGCGGCTCGCCCGCGGGCACATGCAGGCAGATGCCCTCGAGATCTGGACCCGCGCCATCGACGAGGACCACCACGAGCAGTGA
- a CDS encoding metallophosphoesterase gives MPVRIAAMGDMHVGRTASPSISQAFGRVRELADVLVLCGDLTDRGTEEEAAQLARDLKGVGVPVVAVLGNHDFEAGAPALVSRILSDAGVHMLDGEAIEVLGVGFAGIKGFGGGFGRGALGPWGEPAIKAFVQEAVDEAMKLETALARLRTPRKVAVLHYAPIRETVEDEPPEIFPYLGSSRLEEPLSRYPVDVVFHGHAHGGRFEGRTAAGVPVFNVAAPLLIRRSPDAPPLHVVTFE, from the coding sequence ATGCCAGTGCGCATCGCGGCGATGGGCGACATGCATGTCGGCCGTACCGCGTCACCTTCGATCTCGCAGGCCTTCGGGCGCGTGCGCGAACTCGCCGACGTGCTGGTGCTGTGCGGCGACCTCACCGACCGCGGCACCGAGGAGGAAGCCGCGCAGCTCGCGCGTGACCTCAAGGGCGTGGGCGTGCCCGTCGTCGCGGTGCTCGGCAACCACGACTTCGAGGCGGGCGCCCCGGCCCTGGTGTCGCGCATCCTGTCGGATGCCGGGGTCCACATGCTCGATGGCGAGGCCATCGAGGTGCTCGGCGTCGGGTTTGCGGGCATCAAGGGCTTCGGCGGTGGCTTCGGCCGCGGCGCGCTCGGGCCCTGGGGCGAGCCGGCCATCAAGGCGTTCGTGCAGGAGGCCGTCGACGAAGCCATGAAGCTCGAGACGGCGCTGGCGCGCCTGCGCACGCCGCGGAAGGTGGCGGTGCTGCACTACGCGCCGATCAGGGAGACCGTCGAGGACGAGCCACCCGAGATCTTCCCGTACCTGGGCTCGAGCCGTCTCGAGGAGCCCCTGTCACGCTACCCGGTGGACGTCGTGTTCCATGGGCACGCCCACGGCGGACGGTTCGAGGGGCGCACGGCCGCCGGCGTGCCGGTCTTCAACGTCGCCGCGCCATTGCTGATCCGCCGCAGTCCCGACGCGCCGCCCCTGCACGTGGTGACCTTCGAGTGA
- a CDS encoding trans-aconitate 2-methyltransferase translates to MATIYSRPGEYDLEHGTDEEDIAFYQRLVVRLEARRVVELGCGSGRITVPLAEMADEHDLTLLGIDMSDEMLGQAEAKLAQIPATCRSRVHLRREDIRDWSITPPVDLVIVPCSTLAHLLELEDQLRAWRAAFENLSPGGRFVVDLTMPNLTAYGDSMASPPRALVEMDIDQESDDGKHRLIRYKTTRYEAHRQRAHVHFLYDRFEMRPDDEQARRYISDFESHVYFPRELQLLFLHTGFEIEQVWGGYRGERLRSHSRAIVMVGRKPA, encoded by the coding sequence ATGGCCACCATCTACTCGCGCCCCGGGGAGTACGACCTCGAGCACGGCACCGACGAAGAGGACATCGCTTTCTATCAACGCCTCGTCGTACGCCTCGAGGCGCGGCGTGTCGTCGAACTCGGCTGCGGCAGTGGGCGCATCACAGTGCCACTGGCCGAGATGGCCGACGAGCACGACCTCACGCTCCTGGGCATCGACATGTCCGACGAGATGCTGGGACAGGCCGAGGCCAAGCTGGCGCAGATCCCTGCGACCTGCCGCAGTCGCGTACACCTGCGGCGCGAGGACATCCGGGACTGGTCCATCACGCCCCCGGTGGATCTGGTCATCGTGCCCTGCTCGACCCTCGCGCACCTGCTGGAACTCGAGGATCAGCTCCGCGCATGGCGCGCCGCCTTCGAGAACCTGTCGCCGGGTGGCCGCTTCGTGGTCGACCTGACCATGCCCAACCTCACCGCCTATGGCGACTCGATGGCGTCGCCGCCTCGGGCGCTCGTCGAGATGGACATCGACCAGGAGAGCGACGACGGGAAGCATCGGCTGATCCGGTACAAGACGACGCGCTACGAGGCACACCGGCAGCGCGCCCACGTGCACTTCCTGTACGACCGCTTCGAGATGCGTCCCGACGACGAGCAGGCGCGGCGCTACATCAGCGACTTCGAGAGCCACGTCTACTTCCCGCGCGAGTTGCAGTTGCTGTTCCTGCATACCGGCTTCGAGATCGAGCAGGTGTGGGGCGGCTACCGCGGCGAGCGCCTCCGCAGCCACTCGCGCGCCATCGTGATGGTGGGGCGCAAGCCTGCGTAG